The Candidatus Binatia bacterium DNA window CGCGGCAGCCCAAGCCTTTCTCGCCCCCGGTTCACGAGGAAGATCCCATCCCTGTTGTCTCCCCCGACCAGCCTGCGTTGATCGAGGCTCGGATGGACGGAGATACGGCGGGGATGAAGGACGAAGAGGGCTTCGCCGGGTTCGAGGCCGGCTACGAGAACGGCCTCGTGGTCCGAACCAAAGACCCTGAGACCGCCAAGACACCGTTCGAGATGCGCATCAACGCGCGGATGCAGTTCCGATACACCTTGTTTGATCGAACCAAGGACGAGTGGGTCGACGGTACCGGGCGCATCCGACCAATCCAGAACCGCAGCGACTTCGAGATCGAGCGCGCGCGCCTCACCTTCTCAGGCTACGCGCTGTCGCCGCAGCTTCAGTACTTCATCAACCTCGATGGAGACACGGACGACAACCACCGCATCGTCCTCCACGACATGTGGTTCAACTACGAGTTCAACCGCTACGCCAACCTGCACATCGGCAAGGCGATGATCCCCGGCAGCCGCGACTGGCTGAACGGCTCGACGCGAACCCGTTTCGTCGATCGCTCGCTCACGACCACGTT harbors:
- a CDS encoding porin is translated as MNELERMRWGRWPGLLLGLLIPVCGAGQSSAGEVDPSVQVQLDAMREMLEKQNQVIRRQSEVIERLEKRLDDNAIGAKPVAGPPPEAKPEPRPAVVSAEPKPSAPRQPKPFSPPVHEEDPIPVVSPDQPALIEARMDGDTAGMKDEEGFAGFEAGYENGLVVRTKDPETAKTPFEMRINARMQFRYTLFDRTKDEWVDGTGRIRPIQNRSDFEIERARLTFSGYALSPQLQYFINLDGDTDDNHRIVLHDMWFNYEFNRYANLHIGKAMIPGSRDWLNGSTRTRFVDRSLTTTFFRPDRSVGIFTTGEPVDNLYYEVMIANGIATSDLDFGEVDKNFAYSGTVFWDPWGNYGKGYTDLEWHEDIAAL